In Streptomyces sp. NBC_00306, a single genomic region encodes these proteins:
- a CDS encoding ATP-binding protein — MNTEPRVVADPPLPSDSARARRATADFLARHCPWADLDAVLLVVSELVSNAVQHTAGWWRLQLAAAQDTLVVEIDDSSPAIPVSREPDFSGSGGFGWHMVHQLAGQVEISPLPCGKRVQATWVRKIPATAPAC, encoded by the coding sequence ATGAACACTGAACCGCGGGTGGTGGCCGACCCCCCGCTCCCCAGCGACAGCGCGCGGGCCCGCAGGGCGACCGCGGACTTCCTGGCGCGCCACTGCCCGTGGGCCGACCTGGACGCCGTACTGCTCGTCGTGTCCGAGCTGGTCAGCAACGCGGTGCAGCACACGGCCGGCTGGTGGCGGCTCCAGCTGGCGGCGGCCCAGGACACGCTGGTGGTCGAGATCGACGACTCCAGCCCCGCGATCCCGGTGTCCCGCGAGCCGGACTTCAGCGGCAGCGGCGGATTCGGCTGGCACATGGTGCACCAGCTCGCCGGACAGGTGGAGATCAGCCCCCTGCCCTGCGGCAAGCGCGTCCAGGCGACGTGGGTGAGGAAGATCCCCGCAACGGCGCCTGCCTGCTGA